The following are encoded together in the Xanthomonas vesicatoria ATCC 35937 genome:
- a CDS encoding autotransporter serine protease yields the protein MKKTDVARTVLASALAVALTACGGGGGGGGIRPTTPTAPPPTSPPPPPPTSPPPPPPPVTAPTPEPAVDAHLALTNARAAQALGFTGAGYRIGVVDSGINANHPALQGRVSDSFIYVDPRTNNVAVGDVVGHGTSVAQLAAGRAVGQWPGGIAPGAGLVSARIISDRAPVDDGSGQGNEVDGPLGLGPVHADLIGAGVRIMNNSWGGLYWSDPAATNQIAQEYRPFVIGNDGLVVFASGNESRTQPSDTAALPSQLGPNGTLPAADLERGWLVVGAVDTANPTQLASYSNACGVAMRYCLVAPGTSLFIDPDATASNIRYFYGSGTSFAAPLVSGAAALVWQAFPYFNNDLVRQTLLGTATDLGAAGVDPTFGYGLLNVGKAVLGPARFDWGTVDVTVNTLRSTWTNDISGGGGLTKRGTGTLVLSSDANTFTGDTQVLGGTLQTASLQSARVGIANGASLVGAGRIGGRVDNAGTLQVDSALLSVNGDYAQASNGRLALNVGDRLNVAGTATIAGDLQLLGRRNYVVDNMTYPVLQAANGLQGTFATTSGGPAVTFLNATVTYKANTAFVSLQRMDVTAVAASLGAVGTASMESAIRVEQAFQKVDAQQLQGNGGISSGFIRAAAALQQSPDAKTAADSLRSLSGRAHAASAAMTFDTIDLGRRALAAHFDGLSQQPRMLGTWQRALGGPGEGGVTTAGFATSGWMMGNDLRLASGAVTGFAFGETRSNSLGDLDGARGRDRQVQAQLYWGTTLGSAYTLGQLGFGNVNRQIERNLQLGEDRSSAFSDYSGSYLSGNLETGYRWGHATASLTPYMGLDYVRLRSEGFRESGGDGFGLRADASTSSRTQVLAGLRSAYRWRGLQLGGYAEWQQALSSQGLMLDASFIGVEAWAPLRGMQPARSGGMFGIAASAPVGQQSQLRFGYDQRVGERGDDRALSLKYSADF from the coding sequence ATGAAGAAGACAGACGTCGCCAGGACTGTCCTGGCCTCGGCGCTGGCTGTGGCGTTGACTGCCTGTGGCGGCGGTGGCGGCGGAGGCGGTATTCGTCCGACCACGCCGACTGCACCGCCACCGACCTCACCACCGCCGCCGCCGCCCACCTCGCCGCCACCGCCACCACCGCCGGTCACCGCACCGACACCGGAACCAGCAGTCGATGCGCATCTGGCATTGACCAATGCACGCGCAGCGCAGGCGCTGGGCTTCACCGGAGCCGGCTATCGCATCGGGGTCGTCGATAGCGGTATCAATGCCAACCACCCAGCCCTGCAGGGGCGGGTCAGCGACAGCTTCATCTATGTCGACCCGCGCACCAATAATGTCGCGGTGGGCGATGTGGTCGGGCACGGCACGTCTGTCGCTCAACTGGCGGCCGGGCGTGCGGTGGGGCAGTGGCCGGGTGGTATTGCGCCGGGTGCGGGCCTGGTGTCTGCGCGCATCATCAGCGACCGCGCACCGGTGGACGATGGCAGTGGTCAAGGCAATGAGGTCGACGGACCGCTCGGTCTTGGGCCAGTGCATGCCGATCTGATCGGCGCAGGCGTGCGCATCATGAATAACTCATGGGGCGGCCTGTATTGGAGCGACCCGGCGGCGACCAATCAGATCGCGCAGGAATATCGACCGTTCGTCATCGGCAATGATGGATTGGTGGTGTTCGCTTCGGGCAACGAGTCGCGGACGCAGCCGTCCGACACTGCGGCGCTTCCGAGTCAGCTGGGTCCAAATGGAACGCTGCCGGCGGCCGATCTGGAACGGGGATGGTTGGTGGTCGGCGCGGTGGATACCGCCAACCCGACGCAATTGGCTTCGTATTCCAATGCCTGCGGCGTGGCGATGCGTTATTGCCTGGTGGCACCGGGCACCTCGCTGTTTATCGACCCTGATGCAACCGCCAGCAATATCCGTTACTTCTACGGTAGCGGCACGTCCTTCGCCGCGCCGCTGGTCTCGGGTGCAGCGGCATTGGTGTGGCAGGCGTTTCCGTACTTCAACAACGATCTGGTCCGACAGACGCTGTTGGGCACCGCCACCGATCTGGGCGCGGCTGGCGTCGATCCGACATTCGGTTACGGCCTGCTCAACGTGGGCAAGGCGGTACTGGGGCCGGCACGTTTCGACTGGGGCACGGTGGATGTCACAGTCAATACCTTGCGGTCGACCTGGACCAACGACATCAGTGGCGGCGGTGGATTGACCAAGCGCGGCACTGGCACGCTGGTGTTGAGCAGCGACGCCAATACCTTTACGGGCGACACGCAGGTGCTTGGCGGTACCTTGCAGACGGCCAGCCTGCAGAGTGCGCGGGTGGGGATCGCCAACGGGGCGAGCCTGGTCGGAGCCGGCAGGATCGGCGGACGGGTCGACAATGCCGGCACGTTGCAGGTCGACAGCGCGCTGCTCTCGGTCAACGGCGACTACGCCCAGGCCAGCAACGGCCGTTTGGCGCTGAATGTGGGCGACCGTTTGAATGTCGCCGGCACCGCGACCATCGCCGGCGACCTGCAATTGCTTGGCCGGCGCAATTATGTCGTCGACAACATGACCTATCCGGTATTGCAGGCGGCCAACGGTTTGCAGGGCACGTTTGCGACGACCAGCGGTGGGCCGGCAGTGACCTTCCTCAACGCCACGGTGACCTACAAGGCCAACACTGCGTTCGTGTCGCTGCAGCGCATGGATGTCACGGCCGTCGCCGCATCGCTGGGCGCAGTCGGCACGGCATCGATGGAGTCGGCAATTCGCGTCGAACAGGCGTTCCAGAAGGTCGATGCGCAGCAGCTGCAGGGCAACGGCGGCATCAGCAGCGGCTTCATTCGCGCCGCGGCGGCGTTGCAGCAATCGCCCGATGCCAAGACCGCAGCGGACTCGCTGCGCAGCCTGTCCGGACGTGCGCATGCCGCGTCTGCGGCGATGACCTTCGACACCATCGATCTGGGCCGACGCGCGTTGGCCGCGCATTTCGATGGTCTGTCGCAACAGCCGCGCATGCTGGGTACATGGCAGCGCGCACTGGGCGGACCGGGCGAGGGTGGGGTGACCACTGCAGGATTTGCCACCTCCGGCTGGATGATGGGCAACGACCTGCGCTTGGCGTCTGGCGCAGTCACCGGCTTTGCGTTTGGCGAAACGCGTTCCAACAGCCTGGGCGATCTGGATGGCGCACGTGGCCGCGATCGGCAGGTGCAGGCGCAGCTGTACTGGGGCACGACGCTGGGGTCGGCGTACACGCTGGGCCAGCTGGGCTTCGGTAACGTCAACCGGCAGATCGAGCGCAACCTGCAACTGGGCGAAGACCGCAGCAGCGCCTTCAGTGATTACAGTGGCAGCTATCTCAGCGGCAATCTGGAAACCGGCTATCGCTGGGGCCATGCAACTGCGTCGCTGACCCCGTACATGGGCCTGGACTACGTGCGTTTGCGTAGCGAAGGTTTCCGCGAAAGCGGTGGCGATGGTTTCGGTCTGCGTGCCGATGCAAGCACCTCCTCGCGTACGCAAGTGCTGGCCGGTCTGCGTTCGGCCTATCGCTGGCGCGGGCTGCAGCTGGGTGGTTATGCCGAATGGCAGCAGGCACTGAGCAGTCAGGGGTTGATGCTGGATGCCAGCTTCATCGGAGTGGAGGCATGGGCACCGCTGCGCGGCATGCAGCCGGCGCGCTCGGGCGGCATGTTCGGCATTGCGGCCTCGGCGCCGGTGGGCCAGCAGAGCCAGTTGCGTTTTGGCTACGACCAACGCGTGGGCGAGCGTGGCGACGACCGCGCGTTGAGCCTGAAGTACAGCGCCGATTTCTGA
- a CDS encoding Glu/Leu/Phe/Val dehydrogenase dimerization domain-containing protein, producing the protein MLFETLDTTGHEQVIFCHNRDAGLKAIIALHSTRLGPALGGVRMRPYPNSEAALADALRLSRTMTYKNALAGLNVGGGKAVIIGDPKTDKSEALFRAFGRFVDTLGGRYITSEDVGTDVNDMEQIYLESEYVTGVHQVHRGSGDPAPFTAYGALQALMASLNRKLGHEEVGKASIAIQGLGHIGMELVKLLKERGAKLYVADLNQSLVDRAVAEYGAEAVRPDEIHQVAADVFAPCALEGAINEQTLPQLKAKIICGTANNQLASAAIGEELHKRGILYAPDYVVNAGGVMNVSLEIDGYNRERAMRLIRSIYHNLEKVFDLSTQLNVSPQQAADQIAEARIEAISKLKLPLGRTAPRFLHKLRGE; encoded by the coding sequence ATGCTTTTCGAAACCCTCGACACCACCGGTCACGAGCAGGTGATCTTTTGCCACAACCGCGACGCCGGCCTCAAGGCCATCATCGCCCTGCATAGCACCCGGCTCGGGCCGGCGCTGGGCGGCGTGCGCATGCGCCCCTACCCCAACAGCGAAGCGGCGCTCGCCGATGCGCTGCGTCTCAGCCGCACCATGACCTACAAGAACGCGCTGGCGGGGCTGAACGTCGGCGGCGGCAAGGCGGTGATCATCGGCGACCCCAAGACCGACAAGAGCGAGGCGCTGTTTCGCGCATTCGGCCGTTTTGTCGACACCCTGGGCGGGCGCTACATCACCTCCGAAGATGTCGGTACCGACGTCAACGATATGGAACAGATCTACCTGGAGAGCGAGTACGTCACCGGTGTGCATCAGGTGCATCGCGGCTCCGGCGACCCGGCACCATTCACCGCCTACGGTGCGCTGCAGGCGCTGATGGCCTCGCTCAATCGCAAGCTCGGTCACGAGGAAGTGGGCAAGGCCAGCATCGCCATCCAGGGCCTGGGCCATATCGGCATGGAGTTGGTGAAGCTGCTCAAGGAGCGCGGCGCAAAACTCTATGTTGCCGATCTGAATCAGTCACTGGTGGACCGCGCGGTAGCCGAGTACGGCGCCGAGGCCGTGCGCCCGGACGAGATCCATCAGGTGGCGGCCGACGTCTTCGCTCCCTGCGCGCTGGAGGGGGCCATCAACGAACAGACCCTGCCGCAGCTCAAGGCCAAGATCATCTGCGGCACCGCCAACAACCAGCTGGCCAGCGCCGCCATCGGCGAAGAACTGCACAAGCGCGGCATCTTGTATGCGCCCGATTACGTGGTGAATGCAGGCGGGGTGATGAATGTGTCGCTGGAGATCGACGGTTACAACCGCGAGCGCGCCATGCGTCTGATCCGCAGCATTTATCACAACCTGGAAAAGGTCTTCGACCTGTCCACACAGTTGAATGTTTCGCCCCAGCAGGCGGCAGACCAGATTGCCGAAGCGCGCATCGAAGCCATCAGCAAACTCAAACTGCCGCTGGGCCGTACCGCACCGCGTTTCTTGCATAAATTGCGCGGCGAATAA
- a CDS encoding 2OG-Fe(II) oxygenase, translated as MHASSLAQLTLAAQSQQPAAINALAQALVRAGETEQALAWYARGAAAGDATAQIEAGRMLAYGIGGAVDVTQAIAHWQHAERSGVAAASYLLATLAVGEDPRQLGTQARARLHAAAAAHYPPALRALAIQYGRIDHPQQQQHCVRLLEQAAAAGDVPAAALLAERLLRGEGVTAQPEAAKHLLQQLQPLGVTALPEVRVAPPDPAEDTALDLIHFTPRSAPTRLHQRPTIERHAAVLSADECRLLILLARPHLRASQVVDPDDASSQRTPIRTSRGATLDPILEDFAARAAQARLAACARLPLTHAEPLSVLCYAPGEQYRAHRDYLPASRIAADRPAAGNHQRTVCVYLNAVQAGGDTEFPVAGVSVQPCAGAVVCFDNLHADGRPDPESLHAGLPVTAGTKWLATLWFRQQCYRDW; from the coding sequence ATGCACGCCTCATCCCTCGCGCAGCTCACCCTTGCCGCACAAAGCCAACAGCCTGCGGCCATCAACGCATTGGCGCAGGCGCTGGTCCGCGCCGGCGAGACCGAGCAAGCCTTGGCCTGGTATGCCCGTGGCGCCGCCGCAGGCGATGCCACTGCCCAGATCGAGGCCGGCCGCATGCTGGCCTACGGCATCGGCGGTGCAGTGGATGTCACTCAGGCCATCGCGCACTGGCAACACGCCGAACGCAGTGGCGTGGCTGCAGCGTCTTATCTGCTGGCGACGCTAGCTGTTGGGGAGGACCCGCGACAGTTGGGAACACAAGCGCGTGCGCGGTTGCACGCGGCTGCGGCAGCACATTACCCGCCGGCGCTGCGTGCGCTAGCCATCCAGTACGGCCGAATCGATCATCCGCAGCAGCAACAGCATTGCGTGCGCCTGCTGGAGCAGGCCGCAGCCGCCGGCGACGTGCCAGCCGCGGCGCTGCTCGCCGAGCGCCTGCTGCGCGGCGAAGGCGTTACTGCCCAGCCAGAGGCAGCAAAACACCTGCTACAGCAACTGCAGCCACTCGGTGTCACCGCCCTGCCCGAGGTGCGAGTCGCGCCTCCTGATCCGGCCGAGGACACCGCGCTTGACCTCATCCACTTCACGCCGCGCAGCGCGCCAACGCGGCTCCACCAGCGTCCAACGATCGAACGGCATGCCGCCGTGCTGTCGGCCGACGAGTGCCGGCTGCTGATCCTGCTGGCACGCCCGCATCTGCGTGCGTCCCAGGTGGTCGACCCCGACGATGCAAGCAGCCAACGCACGCCGATCCGTACCAGCCGCGGCGCCACGCTGGACCCGATCCTGGAAGACTTCGCTGCCCGCGCTGCGCAGGCCCGGCTGGCGGCCTGCGCACGGCTGCCACTGACGCACGCCGAGCCGTTATCGGTGCTGTGTTACGCGCCTGGAGAGCAGTACCGCGCGCATCGCGACTACCTGCCGGCGAGCAGGATCGCCGCGGATCGTCCCGCTGCCGGTAATCATCAGCGCACCGTCTGCGTGTATCTCAATGCAGTCCAAGCGGGTGGCGACACGGAATTCCCTGTCGCCGGTGTCAGCGTGCAGCCGTGCGCAGGGGCGGTGGTGTGTTTCGACAATCTGCACGCCGACGGCCGGCCCGATCCTGAGTCGCTGCACGCCGGCCTGCCGGTCACTGCCGGGACCAAGTGGCTGGCGACGCTGTGGTTCCGGCAGCAATGCTATCGGGATTGGTGA
- a CDS encoding M48 family metallopeptidase: MQVLQQSIAMDTLRYLAGYPPAVLDQVRELIAQDKLAAVLARRYPERHSIRTDRHLYDYVKAMKERYMRSSPTLHKTIYDNHLQVVKHALGTHTAISRVHGGRLKASREIRIASVFRDAPEPFLQMIVAHELAHLKEADHNKAFYQLCNHMTPDYHQLEFDLRLYLTHLALAADS; this comes from the coding sequence ATGCAGGTCTTGCAGCAATCGATCGCCATGGACACTCTTCGCTATCTCGCCGGTTACCCGCCCGCCGTCCTGGATCAGGTCCGCGAGCTGATCGCACAGGACAAGCTCGCCGCGGTACTGGCACGTCGTTATCCGGAGCGGCACAGCATTCGCACCGATCGCCATCTATACGATTACGTGAAGGCAATGAAGGAGCGTTACATGCGCTCATCGCCGACCTTGCACAAGACGATCTACGACAACCATCTGCAGGTGGTGAAGCATGCGCTGGGCACGCATACCGCGATTTCGCGCGTGCACGGCGGCCGGCTCAAGGCCAGCCGCGAAATTCGGATTGCCTCGGTCTTTCGCGATGCACCGGAGCCTTTCCTGCAGATGATCGTGGCACACGAGCTTGCGCACCTGAAAGAGGCCGATCACAACAAGGCCTTCTATCAACTGTGCAACCACATGACCCCGGACTACCATCAGCTCGAATTCGACCTGCGCCTGTATCTGACCCACCTGGCACTCGCTGCCGACAGCTGA
- a CDS encoding DUF1328 domain-containing protein, whose translation MIKWAIIFAIIGLIAGALGFGGMAGAAMGIAKFLFWAGIIIAIVLFVLGMTIAKKVT comes from the coding sequence ATGATCAAGTGGGCCATTATTTTCGCCATCATCGGATTGATTGCCGGTGCGCTCGGCTTCGGCGGGATGGCAGGCGCCGCGATGGGAATTGCCAAGTTCCTGTTCTGGGCCGGCATTATCATTGCCATCGTGCTGTTTGTATTGGGCATGACGATCGCCAAGAAGGTCACCTGA
- a CDS encoding DUF2789 domain-containing protein: protein MEQPVHPFSELFAQLGLPSDEASIRAFIAEHSPLPGDVRLEEAPFWTPAQAQLLREERLDDADWIVTIDQLNIALHTTAEDTGV from the coding sequence ATGGAACAACCTGTCCACCCGTTCTCCGAACTGTTCGCCCAGCTTGGCCTGCCTTCCGATGAAGCCAGTATTCGCGCCTTCATCGCCGAGCACTCGCCGTTGCCGGGCGACGTACGTCTGGAAGAGGCGCCATTCTGGACGCCGGCACAAGCGCAACTCCTGCGTGAAGAACGTCTCGACGATGCCGACTGGATCGTGACGATCGACCAGCTCAATATCGCGCTGCATACCACGGCTGAAGACACCGGCGTCTAG
- a CDS encoding DksA/TraR family C4-type zinc finger protein: MATGWAGDGAVQDQIDATVEDAIKRARSQLHQGPSLTHCEECDAPIPEARRKAVPGVHLCVNCQEAHDLEQSTQSGFNRRGSKDSQLR; the protein is encoded by the coding sequence ATGGCGACCGGATGGGCGGGCGATGGGGCGGTGCAGGACCAGATCGATGCCACCGTCGAAGACGCGATCAAGCGTGCGCGCAGTCAGCTGCACCAGGGGCCGAGTCTGACCCACTGCGAAGAGTGCGATGCGCCGATTCCCGAAGCGCGACGCAAGGCGGTGCCTGGCGTGCATTTATGTGTGAACTGCCAGGAGGCGCATGACCTGGAACAAAGCACGCAAAGCGGCTTCAACCGTCGCGGCAGCAAAGACAGCCAATTACGCTGA
- a CDS encoding mechanosensitive ion channel family protein → MSASDPLPAMIRSLLPHWNPEWLAVAVPTIKIVLILAVAAVVRLVLRQLLRRLCTRYNVPAEMMIGIRRVGGFIISISALLMVLRVIGVSGGTLWTAFTGFAAVGAVAFFAAWSVLSNIFCTFLIITTRPFRLHDHIELLEGGDKPGLKGRVIDINVIYTTLEETGDHAGSVLQVPNSLFFQRTTRRWRESSSFNAN, encoded by the coding sequence ATGTCTGCGTCCGACCCCTTGCCCGCCATGATCCGTAGCCTGTTGCCTCACTGGAACCCGGAGTGGCTCGCAGTCGCAGTGCCAACGATCAAGATCGTGCTGATACTTGCCGTGGCCGCAGTGGTACGGTTGGTGTTGCGGCAACTGCTACGACGCCTGTGCACACGCTACAACGTGCCTGCCGAGATGATGATCGGCATCCGCCGCGTTGGTGGCTTCATCATTTCGATCAGTGCGTTGCTGATGGTCCTACGCGTGATCGGCGTCTCTGGCGGCACACTGTGGACAGCGTTCACCGGATTTGCTGCTGTCGGCGCGGTAGCGTTCTTCGCTGCATGGAGCGTGCTGTCCAATATCTTCTGCACCTTTCTGATCATCACCACGCGCCCGTTCCGGCTGCACGATCACATCGAACTGCTCGAAGGCGGCGACAAGCCTGGCCTCAAGGGACGTGTGATCGATATCAACGTGATTTACACGACCCTGGAAGAAACCGGGGACCATGCTGGGAGCGTTCTGCAGGTCCCGAACAGCCTGTTCTTCCAACGCACTACGCGACGGTGGCGCGAGAGCAGCAGCTTTAATGCGAACTGA
- a CDS encoding Hsp70 family protein, whose amino-acid sequence MKLGIDFGTSNSAAAAIVDGKVEPVRFGDALQFRTTVYFPDTMRDPEDFSLTPALEYEMERLIDSARRDAVAAGRTPNQDSLRREALRIVRRQWMEEQVREPRSSAALLQNAVYGDDALDAYFLEGEGNLVQSPKSMLGYNLHPRARQTITGIATHVLEHIRLTASRQFDLNIRTAVLGRPVQFRSSIGDAGNAQALEILQTAAIAAGFDSVEFLEEPAAAAMHYHVSHDTRHDTVVVDIGGGTTDIAHASVGGRAPPQVHRAWGIARGGTDIDLALSLAAYMPLFGRGITRVPAHHYVEAAMVQDMTRQREFRLHKYQDVPAPFDKRLQALQDTGNTARLYRGVEACKIALSELDQHQASLEFIERGLSVEVQASALVASASSYLRELEGLLAQVRADLDAPPATLFLTGGMSRAGYIRATVAAVFPESQMVHGDPSFGVVQGLAWAAAQGARPSDG is encoded by the coding sequence ATGAAACTCGGCATCGACTTCGGTACCAGCAATTCCGCCGCCGCGGCGATCGTCGATGGGAAGGTAGAACCGGTGCGCTTCGGCGACGCCTTGCAATTCCGCACCACGGTGTATTTCCCCGACACCATGCGTGACCCGGAGGATTTCAGCCTCACCCCGGCGCTGGAATACGAAATGGAGCGCCTGATCGACTCGGCCCGCCGCGATGCCGTTGCCGCCGGCCGCACGCCCAACCAGGACAGCCTGCGCCGCGAAGCGCTACGCATCGTGCGCCGGCAATGGATGGAAGAACAGGTGCGCGAGCCGCGCAGTTCGGCGGCGCTGCTGCAGAATGCCGTGTACGGCGACGACGCACTGGATGCCTACTTTCTCGAAGGCGAAGGCAACCTGGTGCAGAGCCCGAAGTCGATGCTGGGCTACAACCTGCATCCGCGCGCACGTCAGACCATCACCGGCATCGCCACGCACGTGCTGGAACATATCCGCCTCACTGCCTCGCGCCAGTTCGATCTCAACATCCGCACCGCCGTGCTCGGCCGCCCGGTGCAGTTTCGCAGCTCGATCGGCGATGCCGGCAATGCGCAGGCGTTGGAGATTCTGCAGACCGCGGCAATCGCCGCCGGGTTCGACAGCGTGGAGTTCCTCGAAGAACCCGCAGCGGCGGCAATGCATTACCACGTCAGCCACGACACCCGGCACGACACGGTGGTGGTGGATATCGGCGGCGGCACCACCGATATCGCGCATGCCAGCGTCGGTGGTCGCGCCCCGCCGCAGGTGCACCGCGCCTGGGGCATTGCGCGCGGCGGTACCGATATCGATCTGGCGCTCAGTCTCGCGGCCTACATGCCGCTGTTCGGCCGCGGCATTACCCGCGTGCCGGCGCATCACTACGTGGAAGCGGCGATGGTGCAGGACATGACCCGCCAACGCGAATTCCGACTGCACAAGTACCAGGACGTACCCGCTCCGTTCGACAAGCGCCTGCAGGCATTGCAGGACACCGGCAATACCGCGCGGCTGTATCGCGGCGTGGAAGCCTGCAAGATCGCACTCAGCGAGCTCGACCAGCATCAGGCATCGCTGGAGTTCATCGAGCGCGGGCTAAGCGTGGAAGTGCAGGCCAGCGCGCTGGTGGCGTCCGCTTCCAGCTATCTCCGCGAACTGGAAGGGCTGCTTGCGCAGGTGCGCGCCGACCTGGACGCACCCCCGGCCACCTTGTTCCTGACTGGTGGCATGTCGCGTGCTGGCTATATCCGCGCCACCGTCGCGGCGGTCTTCCCGGAATCGCAGATGGTGCACGGCGATCCGTCGTTTGGCGTGGTGCAGGGCCTGGCATGGGCAGCGGCCCAGGGCGCCCGCCCGTCGGACGGTTAA
- a CDS encoding FKBP-type peptidyl-prolyl cis-trans isomerase: MNRCTPLDHPSWRFPREISQGRVATIHYTLSDDSGKVLDRSTPDTPLSYLHGAGNIVPGLEQALDGRRVGDTLTADVAPEQGYGPRHDQLVQHVPRDAFPTDVDVAPGVQFEARTQQGPVLVTVTEVGPEQVTVDGNHPLAGQTLHFAVEVVEVREATTDELNQGHVDDIAA, translated from the coding sequence ATCAACCGATGCACTCCCCTCGATCACCCGTCATGGAGGTTTCCAAGGGAAATCAGCCAAGGTCGCGTTGCGACCATTCACTACACACTTTCCGACGACAGTGGCAAGGTATTGGACCGCTCTACCCCGGACACCCCGCTCAGCTATCTGCATGGTGCCGGCAATATCGTTCCTGGCCTGGAGCAGGCCCTGGACGGCAGGCGTGTCGGCGACACGCTCACCGCCGACGTGGCGCCCGAGCAAGGCTATGGCCCACGTCACGATCAGCTGGTCCAGCACGTGCCGCGCGATGCCTTCCCCACCGATGTCGACGTGGCGCCCGGCGTGCAGTTCGAAGCCCGCACTCAACAGGGCCCGGTGCTGGTGACAGTGACCGAGGTCGGCCCGGAGCAGGTCACCGTGGACGGCAATCACCCACTGGCGGGGCAGACCCTGCACTTTGCGGTGGAGGTCGTGGAGGTGCGCGAAGCCACCACGGACGAGTTGAACCAGGGTCACGTCGACGATATCGCGGCCTGA
- a CDS encoding cation diffusion facilitator family transporter yields the protein MSNQPVPLTPNATQPGNANGGPSDAGQAGPAKPKGSHLVVYVALAGNLAIAVAKFIAAGISGSSAMLSEGVHSLVDTVNEVLLLYGLRRAAQAPTPTHPFGYGRELYFWSFIVALLVFAMGAGVSLYEGIVHLRHPEPAKSHLVAYCVLGVSIVFEGISWVVALREFRAKKGRLGYFEAFRQSKDPSTFTVLLEDSAALIGLFMALLGLAGAQLLNMPELDGIASIGIAGVLAFTAFLLARETKGLLIGEPAHAHVTESLLRIAASDPDVRAANGVLTMQMGPNQVVAALSAEFEDSRTTPQIEACMGRIEAAAKRQHPELTALFIKPQTPETWRARRAQIERGEQTD from the coding sequence GTGTCCAACCAGCCAGTGCCCCTCACACCGAACGCCACGCAACCTGGCAACGCAAACGGCGGCCCCAGCGATGCGGGCCAAGCCGGCCCTGCAAAACCCAAGGGCTCGCACCTGGTGGTCTACGTCGCGCTGGCCGGCAATCTGGCCATCGCTGTGGCCAAATTCATCGCTGCCGGCATCTCAGGCAGCTCGGCCATGCTCAGCGAAGGCGTGCATTCGCTGGTGGATACCGTCAACGAGGTCCTGTTGCTGTACGGCTTGCGTCGTGCCGCGCAAGCGCCCACGCCGACGCACCCCTTCGGCTACGGGCGTGAGCTGTATTTCTGGAGTTTCATCGTCGCGCTGTTGGTGTTTGCGATGGGCGCTGGCGTCTCGCTGTACGAAGGCATCGTGCATCTGCGTCATCCGGAGCCGGCCAAGAGCCATCTTGTCGCCTACTGCGTACTCGGCGTCTCCATCGTGTTCGAAGGCATTTCCTGGGTGGTGGCACTGCGCGAATTCCGCGCAAAAAAGGGCCGCCTGGGTTATTTCGAAGCATTTCGCCAGAGCAAGGACCCCAGCACCTTCACCGTCCTGCTGGAAGACAGCGCCGCGTTGATCGGCCTGTTCATGGCGCTGCTTGGCCTGGCCGGCGCGCAGTTGTTGAACATGCCCGAGCTTGACGGTATTGCGTCGATCGGCATTGCCGGCGTGCTCGCCTTCACCGCGTTCCTGCTGGCGCGCGAAACCAAGGGCCTGTTGATCGGCGAGCCCGCGCACGCGCATGTCACCGAGTCGCTGCTGCGCATCGCCGCCAGCGACCCGGACGTGCGCGCCGCCAACGGCGTACTCACCATGCAGATGGGCCCAAACCAGGTGGTTGCCGCACTCAGCGCCGAATTCGAAGACAGCCGCACGACGCCGCAGATCGAAGCCTGCATGGGACGCATCGAAGCGGCGGCAAAGCGCCAGCATCCAGAGCTCACCGCGCTGTTCATCAAACCGCAGACACCGGAAACCTGGCGCGCACGCCGCGCGCAGATCGAGCGCGGGGAGCAGACCGATTGA
- a CDS encoding zinc ribbon domain-containing protein YjdM — protein sequence MSTVPACPQCGQDNTYADGALSVCAECGFEWSAGEATASATVVRDSNGNVLQAGDTVTVIKDLKVKGSSIPLKQGTVIRNIRLVDDDAEHIEGNSEKIKGLVLKTCFLRKA from the coding sequence ATGTCTACCGTTCCCGCCTGCCCGCAATGCGGCCAGGACAATACCTATGCCGACGGCGCCCTGTCGGTTTGCGCGGAGTGCGGTTTCGAATGGAGTGCAGGCGAGGCCACCGCGAGCGCGACGGTCGTGCGCGATAGCAACGGCAACGTACTGCAGGCTGGCGACACGGTGACGGTGATCAAGGATCTCAAGGTCAAGGGCTCGTCGATTCCGCTCAAGCAGGGCACGGTGATCCGCAATATCCGCCTGGTCGACGACGATGCCGAACATATCGAAGGCAACTCGGAAAAGATCAAGGGACTGGTGCTGAAAACCTGTTTCTTGCGCAAGGCGTGA